The segment GGATCCTCGTTGAGGATTAGAGCATGAGATACATAAAGACAACTCGAGGTTGAATAAGAAGTAGTAGATGAAGATGGCAATTCTTAAGAAGAATTCTTTGACTGTTGTTTCGATCATGAAACAGTAGTAGGATCCTTTTTGCAAACTAACACACACACCCAACAGTAATAAGAATTCAAcagagttaaaataaaattaaataagagcAAGCTTTATTTAAACTGCTTGAGCTCTCACTTAGCCACAACAGTGTCACGATCATGGGGACTATATGCACATTAGCATATCTCAACGCGTGTTAAAACACAAGGTATAACTTGATGAAGAGAGActtcatgtatatataaaactatataaGAAAACTAAAAGATAAAAGGATAGGTCACTCGATGCATGAATAGAATAGagacaatcaaaaaaaattaaattaacttacaTTGAATGTGTTAACAAGCCacgttagaaaaaaatttaatttttttttttatttttaatgttacatttttttttttgcattttgaTATATTCAGATTAACCATCAACCAATACACTGTCACGATCAGGATCCTATTTACATAtgtagttaaattttttgattaaaaaaattttatatttatatttaattttagtatttaatatgtaatttaagtaaatagaagaaaaaaaatttatattttataaattaaatgaataattagatttaaaaaaaaaaaattttttttgtttatatttatttatttattataaatgaaattgaattttctaatttatcaaatttaaatatttgaatttatttttttaaaaaaaagggggaTGGTCAAAAGAATGaggaagaaataaaaaaatgataaaatgatgGTGGGACAGTATCAGTTCCAAGAAATACTTATCAAAAGGATATGTTAATGGCGACCGTGTTGCTTCCCTGCTctctcttttaattttttttttattcgtactcgagtttgagataaaaaaaaaatatattgtgcgCCCTCGCTTTCAAGGGctgtgtattatatatatatcagtaaaaaataaccatatgtatacataccaatgataaatagtaaaataaaaaaaaagttaaatgataataattttattctcacTCAGTCAACCCTCTCAAGAGAAAGATCTTTCAAGTTGCATGCATGTGCAATTAAGAATCCTCGACAGACACACTTATAAACAcacatcaatatatatttatcgaaGGTTAacattgtgtaaaaaaataaatttaaagggGAAAGAGTGTGCTTGCAGCAAAACTACCTGCCAGATTCATCGATGACTGCTTATTTACAGTGAGCTGTTGGTTGGATTGTGAAACACGGTGCCACATGAGATTCAATAAACGGATAGCCTAGGAAATAAACAAGCATATACCTTGTTGTTGTATAactaaaaagtttaaaaataaaatgaaaattaaataaagattgAAGAGACGaatgaagaaaatgaaaaataacaaaaaaagataaacttttagatgaataaaaataaataaagtatcaAAATGCGATAGTGGAAAGACAGAAAGGATGCAGTGGATCCAATCAGAACGTGGATCTTATTAAGACCAAagaccagaaaaaaaaatatatatatgtatatgccCCAAGGAGGCAATTAAAGTTATTCTCAGACTTGTCTTTAGCGACATTCAATCAGTCatctgatttatttattttattttttttctatttcaatttattcattataaaatcataatttaaattattcaaaattatatttttttagatgtaattttaaatgtaaaacaagtattataaatattttttttttttatgaaattttttgttaatttttaaattgttttgattaataataaattaataaaattataattttatttaaataataatttatattgtttttttttttttctagaaaatatttcgaaaatatttcgaaataatttcgaaaattttttaaatttcgattGTAATTTtcttcatgaaaataaaattataatttaaattaatattatttttccattattaattCACTACCTGATTGTTATTtcattgaatgaattttttttttttttatataaattaatgtaacttatatagaaaaaaattataaaatacatttttttttttcgtttcatgCGTGTGAGTATATTTGCAATTTGAGGGGAATGATTGTGAACGTGTTGAGAAGATAAGAATTATATTGTGAGAAGGGGAAATAAAtgtgtataaatgtatataaacatGAGGATGATGAATAAAAGAGGGGACACCAAGATCCCAAGAGCCCACCAACATTTACTAAAAGTTTGCCACAGCATTAGGAAAGTAGACGTTCAAGTCAACGCATCGTACTCCTACCTCTCTCTGTATATactaaatatctaaaaaaaaatatttcacaatttaaattaaagtatttattgaatcatcattataatcttttcccaaatttattatttcttaattatttttatttaaaaaaatataatggttGTTATTTCGCGCGAGTCAACTAAACACTTgacaaaaaatcaaattaaatgtaaaaaaaaaaataaacaataataataataattgattaataatataatattaataataaatatttataatttttatattttttgttacagGGGAAGATGAAGAGTGGAGTGATTCGGAAAAGGCACCCTCGGTGAGTAGTGGTATAGATGGTGGTGGTTCTGGTTTATCAAGTCCTGGAATAATTGTTAATCCAGATGAAgaatcacaacaacaacaacaccaccaacaacaacaacaccaaccaccatcatcatcattactaCTACCAAGATTAAATACAATACAACAAGGATTATTTGGTTCAACAAATCCCGAAGATTTTCGTTTAAGACTGAGTGGTTTACCCGAAGACACGAGAAAAAAACTCAATACTTTAGCCGAAGATTATGAGGTAagagctattattattattaataataaatattcaaataataattaaattaattttataaaaacaggCTATGTatcaaataacaaaagaactaagacaaaatataaaactaagTCCAAAATCATTACGACTAGATAGAGGTGAAAGATTTGAAAGTGATCATGACagtccaccaccaccaccaacaacaataataaaatcatcatcttcatcatcatcaaaagatgattcaaaattattaataaataataataaacgtaATATACGTAGGGATTCAGATGAATCACATCGTTCTGATAATCCAACACCagaaccaaaaaaattacgtcttgatgatgataatataacaacgacaacgacaacaacaacaatagcaACAACAAtagcaacatcaacatcaacaatacaAACACAACCACGTTTACGTTTAAATACTAGTCTTGCAACAGATCCAGCATTGAGACCTGCAACAGTTGCTGcattaacaataaaacaagataatattatatcaCCAAATAAAACACCACCATTATCAAGTTGTTTACAAAATGCAATAGCAAGTGGACGTTTATTTGTCATACCATCTGATGGAAaagaatcaataaatattgaacaaaCAAGACACATGCCACTTGAATGTCCACCATGTGGTATACGTTTTTCATCAGCAAGTACATTAGAAGCACATCGTACATTTTATTGTGCACATAGaccaaaaaatgatgatgaaagtacaaatgatgatgatgatgataataaaattaataaatatgatagtAAAAAAGCATATGCATGTCCACATTGTTCATATAGTGCTGATAAAAAAGTATCATTAAATCGTCATATGAGAATGCATGCATCATCACCAGCAACACCATCACaacatcaacagcaacaattagctaatcaaattaattcatcaacatcGTCATTGTCACcaccaacaacagcagcagcaacagcagTATCAAtgacaacaacagcagcaacaacatcaccaacgacaacaacaacatcttcatcatcatcatcgtcatcgtcatcatcacaattaaataataatggacCAACAAATGGTACATCATCAATTGGTGAAGAAGCTGAACGTTATTGTCGTAATTGTGATATTAAATTCAGTTCATTAAAAACATATCGTGCacataaaatacattattgtAGTACAAGGCATGTTGTTAAAGataatataacaacaacaacaacaggcgGAGGAGGTGCAATaacaacaactacaacaacaacatcattatcattacaaGCATTATCAAAATCACCAATAAATACAAGTCCTGGTAattcaccaccaccacaaccATGTCTTGCATTACCAACAAATCCAATATTAATTGTACCATGTTCATTATTACGTGGTGCAAGTGTACTAGCAGCACCATCATTACCAAGTCCTGATActgcttgttttttattaccaaATGGTTCATTACAACCAATGACTAGAGCTTTAACTGGTAATtgtaataacaacaataacaatagcaataataatagtaataataataataatacaacaacaacaattgataCATTATCAACGCATGTATTAAGAGTtgcaaataaatcatcaacattaaaTCAAACTGTAATACCATTATcaacatcaccatcatcattggCTTCATTAACACCACTTGATTTGAGTATGAGAAGATCACCAATAATATATccagatgaaaaagaaaatagagtATCACCAGTACCACCAGGTAGTCCAAGAAGTCGTGGTAGTGCTAGTCCAAGAAcaagaaatttatcattaaatcaaacaattattggaaataataataatagtggtAATGGTAGTGGTAATGGTAGTGGAACAAATACACcttcattatcaacaaatgaaCTTGCATTAAGACTTGGTGaattaccaccaccatcactaccaccaccatcatcatcacaaacaacaacaacaacaacaacaacaacaaatgtaCCTGGTGTACTTGTTAAACAAGGTGTATCAAGATGTAAAGAAtgtaatattgtattttgtcgtcatgaaaattttattgcacataaaaaacattattgtCAAGCTAGAGAAAATACAACAAGTCCACCAACATCTGAtacaccatcaccaccacttGTACAACTTATTTGTGCAGCATGTGGTATTAAATTTGCAGCAATGGATAATTTAGTTGCACATCAAGCATTTTATTGTACAAAAAGAACTGAAACACAAGATCATCATTCACGATGTTCAAAGTGTAAAGtaagtttgatatttttttgatttgtttcaattgcttgtatatttaatttaaatttaaattgaatttaatttatttttattaattattaggcAATATTTGAAACTGGTACATCACACACGTGTACAACTGGTCCAACAGGTGGTTGGCGATGTCCAGTTTGTGGTGCAGTTAGTCCAACAGCTGGTGCTGCACAACGTCATATGGATGCACATCAAGGTGTCAAAGCATTTAGATGTGCAATATGTAGTTACAAGGGTAATACACTACGTGGTATGAGAACACATATTAGAATGCATTTTGAAAAACGTGGTGCTGATTTTCAGGTatgtttattgataaataaataaaaaatataattaaataattaaatatttattctataattACAGGAAGAGTGTTATATTAATTGTGTACTAGAAGATGATACAACAGTGCCAACAATTGAACCAGTACCACCAATAATAtctgatgatattattgaattaccacaaattaatggaaaaattgataatcaaaAAAGTCCACAGTCTCTTCCTCCTCTTCCTCCACCTCCACCGCCACCACCTCCAATACAACaaacaaattcaacaacaataaatgtttgtaaaattaaacaagaaCGTGAAGacacaccaccaccaccaccaacaccacaacaaccaccatcaccatcatcattatcaccactagaagaaaaaattgatttaacaaaACCAGGCCCAAGACATTGTCGTTCTTGTGatataacatttaattttctcaGTACATTTATtgcacataaaaaattttattgttcaagTCATGCTGGTGAagcaagtaataataataataacaacaataacaataataataataataattcaaatagcCATACAACAAGTCCAACAAGTGGCAGAACCGAGGCTTCCGtactataaattattattatttatttatttataatttttttatataaaaaaataaattgaaatatatatatttttgttatttaaaaaattaataacaatttcgtaataatttaattgaatgaaaaacaataatattgtgaaaaaattcatttttttttttgttgacgggaaatttttttttttttttttttatttatcaagttgaACTTATGAGGTTTATTTTTAcactgtaaatataattttttttttttttgttttctaaatggcaataataattttgtatataaataaataaatttatgataatgcATTGAATgcgttaatttaaaaaaaaaaataaaaaaaaaacatgatggATGTGCAATCTCATGACTCTGATTAATctcatgataattaattaaaaattgataaatgtgtTTCAATtggaattaatgaaaaaatgaaaagaaaaaaagttggtaaatgcaaatttaaaatggaatttagataattaataaaaatgaatgtaaTTATGTTGTACAGTAGAGAAAAAAAGTAGAGTATTACCATAACATATTAcctattaatcaattatattattataaattaattaatattattttattaattattaattattagacaATAAGAATATACTGAATTATACCAATCTCAGCTTGTGAATCTGCTAAATTACACTGCAATATaacatttgaattaattaatttaaaaaatatattaaaaaaaaacaaaaaaaaataattattatattaattaataaataagatgattaataattaaagcgCTAATATCAAATCACTGCGCtcgcgataaaaaaaaaaacaataaatgatgACAATTTTCGTCGATTTAAGATGAAAAATTTGTCGAAATAATTTGAAGATGATTGAAATTagctgataaataaataaaataataaacatgacTTTAAATAATCTGTGATTTATACATCTTgattgtcaaaataataatttttttaattaatcatgatgtaatattattgtcaCAGACTAgaattataatcaaaaaaaaattataaattattgattaattactatgttaaataatatttaattaaagaatgaaaaaaaatatgaaaaaatgatattaaaataaatgagagagagagagagttaGCAAGTGCGAGcgcaaaaatgtaaaaattaaaattaagacAAGTGTTACATGTATACGCAAACGTACTCATatcttatgatttttaataataaaaaaaaattttgattaataaataaagaagaattataaatatttcaaaaatataaaaaaaaaacttttaaacgcattgataattttaaattgaaaaaaaagttagaaaaaatatttcgaaatttttttttatttcgttttttaacAGAGATCtgattttaaacaaattttaattttttttttttttttttttgtattttatattatgaattttgataatttcgtga is part of the Aphidius gifuensis isolate YNYX2018 linkage group LG1, ASM1490517v1, whole genome shotgun sequence genome and harbors:
- the LOC122860746 gene encoding zinc finger protein ush isoform X2 codes for the protein MVVISRESTKHLTKNQIKWEDEEWSDSEKAPSVSSGIDGGGSGLSSPGIIVNPDEESQQQQHHQQQQHQPPSSSLLLPRLNTIQQGLFGSTNPEDFRLRLSGLPEDTRKKLNTLAEDYEAMYQITKELRQNIKLSPKSLRLDRGERFESDHDSPPPPPTTIIKSSSSSSSKDDSKLLINNNKRNIRRDSDESHRSDNPTPEPKKLRLDDDNITTTTTTTTIATTIATSTSTIQTQPRLRLNTSLATDPALRPATVAALTIKQDNIISPNKTPPLSSCLQNAIASGRLFVIPSDGKESINIEQTRHMPLECPPCGIRFSSASTLEAHRTFYCAHRPKNDDESTNDDDDDNKINKYDSKKAYACPHCSYSADKKVSLNRHMRMHASSPATPSQHQQQQLANQINSSTSSLSPPTTAAATAVSMTTTAATTSPTTTTTSSSSSSSSSSSQLNNNGPTNGTSSIGEEAERYCRNCDIKFSSLKTYRAHKIHYCSTRHVVKDNITTTTTGGGGAITTTTTTTSLSLQALSKSPINTSPGNSPPPQPCLALPTNPILIVPCSLLRGASVLAAPSLPSPDTACFLLPNGSLQPMTRALTGNCNNNNNNSNNNSNNNNNTTTTIDTLSTHVLRVANKSSTLNQTVIPLSTSPSSLASLTPLDLSMRRSPIIYPDEKENRVSPVPPGSPRSRGSASPRTRNLSLNQTIIGNNNNSGNGSGNGSGTNTPSLSTNELALRLGELPPPSLPPPSSSQTTTTTTTTTNVPGVLVKQGVSRCKECNIVFCRHENFIAHKKHYCQARENTTSPPTSDTPSPPLVQLICAACGIKFAAMDNLVAHQAFYCTKRTETQDHHSRCSKCKAIFETGTSHTCTTGPTGGWRCPVCGAVSPTAGAAQRHMDAHQGVKAFRCAICSYKGNTLRGMRTHIRMHFEKRGADFQEECYINCVLEDDTTVPTIEPVPPIISDDIIELPQINGKIDNQKSPQSLPPLPPPPPPPPPIQQTNSTTINVCKIKQEREDTPPPPPTPQQPPSPSSLSPLEEKIDLTKPGPRHCRSCDITFNFLSTFIAHKKFYCSSHAGEASNNNNNNNNNNNNNNSNSHTTSPTSGRTEASVL
- the LOC122860746 gene encoding zinc finger protein ush isoform X1 translates to MSILLWRQRRSLIINPSTLKREDEEWSDSEKAPSVSSGIDGGGSGLSSPGIIVNPDEESQQQQHHQQQQHQPPSSSLLLPRLNTIQQGLFGSTNPEDFRLRLSGLPEDTRKKLNTLAEDYEAMYQITKELRQNIKLSPKSLRLDRGERFESDHDSPPPPPTTIIKSSSSSSSKDDSKLLINNNKRNIRRDSDESHRSDNPTPEPKKLRLDDDNITTTTTTTTIATTIATSTSTIQTQPRLRLNTSLATDPALRPATVAALTIKQDNIISPNKTPPLSSCLQNAIASGRLFVIPSDGKESINIEQTRHMPLECPPCGIRFSSASTLEAHRTFYCAHRPKNDDESTNDDDDDNKINKYDSKKAYACPHCSYSADKKVSLNRHMRMHASSPATPSQHQQQQLANQINSSTSSLSPPTTAAATAVSMTTTAATTSPTTTTTSSSSSSSSSSSQLNNNGPTNGTSSIGEEAERYCRNCDIKFSSLKTYRAHKIHYCSTRHVVKDNITTTTTGGGGAITTTTTTTSLSLQALSKSPINTSPGNSPPPQPCLALPTNPILIVPCSLLRGASVLAAPSLPSPDTACFLLPNGSLQPMTRALTGNCNNNNNNSNNNSNNNNNTTTTIDTLSTHVLRVANKSSTLNQTVIPLSTSPSSLASLTPLDLSMRRSPIIYPDEKENRVSPVPPGSPRSRGSASPRTRNLSLNQTIIGNNNNSGNGSGNGSGTNTPSLSTNELALRLGELPPPSLPPPSSSQTTTTTTTTTNVPGVLVKQGVSRCKECNIVFCRHENFIAHKKHYCQARENTTSPPTSDTPSPPLVQLICAACGIKFAAMDNLVAHQAFYCTKRTETQDHHSRCSKCKAIFETGTSHTCTTGPTGGWRCPVCGAVSPTAGAAQRHMDAHQGVKAFRCAICSYKGNTLRGMRTHIRMHFEKRGADFQEECYINCVLEDDTTVPTIEPVPPIISDDIIELPQINGKIDNQKSPQSLPPLPPPPPPPPPIQQTNSTTINVCKIKQEREDTPPPPPTPQQPPSPSSLSPLEEKIDLTKPGPRHCRSCDITFNFLSTFIAHKKFYCSSHAGEASNNNNNNNNNNNNNNSNSHTTSPTSGRTEASVL
- the LOC122860746 gene encoding zinc finger protein ush isoform X3 yields the protein MSRRKQSNPKPLKREDEEWSDSEKAPSVSSGIDGGGSGLSSPGIIVNPDEESQQQQHHQQQQHQPPSSSLLLPRLNTIQQGLFGSTNPEDFRLRLSGLPEDTRKKLNTLAEDYEAMYQITKELRQNIKLSPKSLRLDRGERFESDHDSPPPPPTTIIKSSSSSSSKDDSKLLINNNKRNIRRDSDESHRSDNPTPEPKKLRLDDDNITTTTTTTTIATTIATSTSTIQTQPRLRLNTSLATDPALRPATVAALTIKQDNIISPNKTPPLSSCLQNAIASGRLFVIPSDGKESINIEQTRHMPLECPPCGIRFSSASTLEAHRTFYCAHRPKNDDESTNDDDDDNKINKYDSKKAYACPHCSYSADKKVSLNRHMRMHASSPATPSQHQQQQLANQINSSTSSLSPPTTAAATAVSMTTTAATTSPTTTTTSSSSSSSSSSSQLNNNGPTNGTSSIGEEAERYCRNCDIKFSSLKTYRAHKIHYCSTRHVVKDNITTTTTGGGGAITTTTTTTSLSLQALSKSPINTSPGNSPPPQPCLALPTNPILIVPCSLLRGASVLAAPSLPSPDTACFLLPNGSLQPMTRALTGNCNNNNNNSNNNSNNNNNTTTTIDTLSTHVLRVANKSSTLNQTVIPLSTSPSSLASLTPLDLSMRRSPIIYPDEKENRVSPVPPGSPRSRGSASPRTRNLSLNQTIIGNNNNSGNGSGNGSGTNTPSLSTNELALRLGELPPPSLPPPSSSQTTTTTTTTTNVPGVLVKQGVSRCKECNIVFCRHENFIAHKKHYCQARENTTSPPTSDTPSPPLVQLICAACGIKFAAMDNLVAHQAFYCTKRTETQDHHSRCSKCKAIFETGTSHTCTTGPTGGWRCPVCGAVSPTAGAAQRHMDAHQGVKAFRCAICSYKGNTLRGMRTHIRMHFEKRGADFQEECYINCVLEDDTTVPTIEPVPPIISDDIIELPQINGKIDNQKSPQSLPPLPPPPPPPPPIQQTNSTTINVCKIKQEREDTPPPPPTPQQPPSPSSLSPLEEKIDLTKPGPRHCRSCDITFNFLSTFIAHKKFYCSSHAGEASNNNNNNNNNNNNNNSNSHTTSPTSGRTEASVL